The Candidatus Methanomethylicota archaeon genome window below encodes:
- a CDS encoding L-threonine 3-dehydrogenase, protein MKRVLVTGAAGQIGSELTLELRRRYGGDNVIATDIRKPSGDLLNTGPFELLDVTDKNAIEKIVVKYDVNVIYHLAAILSAVGERNPQLAWNVNVNGLYNVLEVAREHGGIQVFWPSSIAVFGPEAPRINTPQNTILIPRTMYGITKVTGELLCNYYHLKYGVDVRSVRYPGIISSKTLPGGGTTDYAVEMFYEAIKHKHYTCYLKPDTTLPMMYMPDCINAAITIMEAEPSKIKCRTSYNLAAMSFSPAELAAEIKKYIPEFTCEYKPDFRQNIADTWPKTIDDSEARKDWGWQPKYDLTSMTKDMIEKLTKRFMEGRL, encoded by the coding sequence TTGAAGAGGGTTCTCGTTACCGGCGCTGCTGGTCAAATAGGTTCTGAGCTTACCTTGGAGTTGAGGAGGAGGTATGGTGGAGATAATGTGATCGCCACTGATATAAGAAAGCCAAGTGGAGATCTACTTAACACAGGCCCCTTCGAATTGTTGGATGTCACAGATAAAAATGCCATTGAAAAGATAGTTGTGAAGTACGATGTCAATGTAATATATCATTTAGCAGCCATACTCTCAGCGGTAGGTGAAAGGAATCCTCAACTTGCTTGGAATGTAAATGTAAATGGCCTATACAATGTACTTGAAGTTGCAAGGGAGCATGGCGGCATACAAGTATTCTGGCCTAGCTCAATAGCAGTCTTCGGACCAGAAGCACCCCGAATAAACACACCACAAAACACAATCCTAATCCCAAGAACCATGTATGGAATAACAAAAGTAACTGGAGAACTACTCTGCAACTACTACCACCTAAAATACGGTGTCGACGTTAGAAGCGTCAGATACCCAGGAATAATAAGCAGTAAAACACTTCCAGGTGGAGGGACAACGGATTACGCTGTAGAAATGTTCTACGAAGCCATAAAACACAAACACTACACATGCTACCTAAAACCAGACACAACCCTACCAATGATGTACATGCCAGACTGCATAAACGCCGCAATAACCATAATGGAAGCAGAACCATCAAAAATCAAATGCAGAACAAGCTACAACCTCGCAGCAATGAGCTTCTCACCAGCAGAACTAGCAGCAGAAATCAAAAAATACATCCCAGAATTCACATGTGAATACAAACCAGACTTCAGACAAAACATTGCAGACACATGGCCAAAAACAATAGACGATAGCGAAGCAAGAAAAGACTGGGGATGGCAACCGAAATACGACCTAACCTCAATGACAAAGGACATGATAGAAAAACTCACAAAACGATTCATGGAAGGACGCTTATAA